In a single window of the Nicotiana tomentosiformis chromosome 8, ASM39032v3, whole genome shotgun sequence genome:
- the LOC104105650 gene encoding L-ornithine N5-acetyltransferase NATA1-like produces MEYSTHVAATTLINSFQTKENTIFSHQISARIRLATELDVPHLHKLVTQMAEYHGLSEIFTTTETSLYNNLFKSNDPPFHSLTALVLEISPNPFPPITKSNNLISFTPIIKNNYNLDQMYVLDPELETFRSKFKGDGENNGNVYVAGHVLVFPSYNGFFEKPGLYLDQMFVRKCYRGMRLGKLLFSAVASQAAKMGMGMVDWLVADWNEESINFYEKMGAHYIPEYRLCKLYGDQLQSFSKKTD; encoded by the coding sequence ATGGAATACTCAACTCATGTAGCTGCAACTACTTTGATTAACTCCTTTCAAACGAAAGAAAACACCATTTTCAGCCACCAAATTTCTGCGAGAATCCGGCTTGCTACTGAACTAGACGTGCCACATCTTCACAAACTCGTTACCCAAATGGCAGAATACCATGGCCTATCAGAAATCTTCACTACAACAGAAACATCACTTTACAACAATTTATTCAAATCCAATGATCCTCCTTTTCATTCTCTCACTGCCCTTGTCCTTGAAATTTCTCCCAACCCTTTTCCTCCCATAACCAAATCCAATAACCTCATCAGTTTCACCCCTATAATCAAGAATAATTACAATCTTGATCAAATGTATGTTTTGGACCCTGAACTTGAGACTTTTAGGTCCAAATTTAAAGGGGATGGTGAGAATAATGGCAATGTTTATGTAGCAGGTCACGTGCTTGTTTTTCCTAGCTACAATGGTTTTTTTGAGAAACCTGGTTTATATTTAGACCAAATGTTTGTAAGGAAGTGTTATAGGGGGATGAGGTTAGGAAAATTGTTATTTTCTGCTGTTGCATCTCAGGCTGCGAAAATGGGAATGGGGATGGTTGATTGGCTTGTGGCTGATTGGAATGAAGAAAGTATTAATTTCTATGAGAAAATGGGTGCTCATTATATTCCTGAATATAGACTTTGTAAATTGTATGGGGATCAGCTTCAATCATTCTCCAAGAAAACCGATTGA